Proteins from one Ananas comosus cultivar F153 linkage group 5, ASM154086v1, whole genome shotgun sequence genomic window:
- the LOC109710052 gene encoding endonuclease 2-like: protein MGLLLLFHVVLVAMVASVPCTHAWGKDGHYMVCKVAEQYLTRKASRAVMDLLPEEAEGEFASVCSWADQVRFRYRWASPLHYINTPAGVCNFDYERDCHNSKGQQHMCVVGAINNFTMQLQTYYEDPSSEYNLPESLKFLAHFMGDVHQPMHVGFDNDEGGNTIAVHWYRRKSNLHHVWDVNILETAKRKFYDNDLTSMIDAIRTNITDEWSDEVDEWKTCPEKSMACADGYASESIQLACDYAYKDVDQGSTLEDDYFLSRLPVIEKRIAQAGVRLATLLNRIFSRKVAQYK from the exons ATGGGTTTGTTGCTCTTGTTTCACGTAGTTCTTGTTGCTATGGTTGCAAGTGTTCCATGCACACATGCATGGGGAAAGGATGGCCACTACATGGTGTGTAAGGTTGCAGAG CAATACTTGACAAGGAAAGCTTCAAGGGCTGTGATGGATCTTCTTCCAGAGGAAGCAGAAGGGGAGTTTGCCTCCGTTTGCTCGTGGGCCGACCAGGTCCGGTTTCGATACCGGTGGGCCAGCCCACTTCACTACATCAATACCCCAGCTGGAGTCTGCAACTTTGATTATGAAA GGGATTGCCACAATTCCAAGGGTCAGCAACATATGTGTGTGGTTGGAGCAATTAATAATTTCACCATGCAGCTCCAAACTTACTACGAAGATCCATCGAGCGAAT ATAATTTGCCAGAGAGTTTGAAGTTTCTTGCTCACTTCATGGGAGACGTGCACCAGCCCATGCACGTAGGGTTTGATAATGATGAAGGTGGTAATACCATTGCAGTACACTGGTACAGAAGAAAGAGCAATCTACATCAT GTGTGGGATGTAAATATTTTGGAAACCGCCAAGCGTAAATTCTACGACAACGATCTAACTTCGATGATCGACGCCATTCGAACGAATATCACC GATGAATGGTCTGATGAAGTAGATGAATGGAAGACTTGTCCTGAAAAATCGATGGCATGCGCTGACGG GTATGCTTCAGAGAGCATACAACTAGCTTGCGATTATGCATACAAGGACGTTGATCAAGGTTCTACTTTAGAAG ATGATTATTTTCTCTCTCGCCTGCCGGTCATCGAAAAGAGGATTGCGCAAGCTGGCGTCAGACTGGCAACTTTACTGAATCGAATTTTCAGTAGAAAAGTAGCACAATACAAGTGA